The following coding sequences are from one Diachasmimorpha longicaudata isolate KC_UGA_2023 chromosome 6, iyDiaLong2, whole genome shotgun sequence window:
- the LOC135163282 gene encoding uncharacterized protein LOC135163282: MSDVEHSQSEDDQESNGGKTPTPSVHQSDHGADMEQTQFELLLTLQFQLKDRLRDTLTTIQGYTVDMVTPERLKGRERIIETHYGEFRSNHVNIIKAYASHMAKSDYLTLDTYGEVMEIYELAIGAIASLQAQIRKVKVEQEESDKDYLSKLDIKVFDGKFEEWKTFEDVFTSIVKSRAKVGAVQKMIRLQNALKGEPYNMISNLQVSAENFEIAWKKLKSHYDNPRLIISAHIDHILDLKPINEKSAKGLSNLVHQVNQALDALKTLGAPVEHWDMIVSRIIRRVIDLDTKKAWEVHLGSERNPRPLKDFLEFLEARARALENVEREDPVRTSKVNISAKNSISQKAMGKSSVYTYQASGNSSNTDKSSSGPSCRHCDGSHWLGFKCDKFMAKTPLERREFITNSKLCYNCFGPHRADLCKDTRHCQKCKGPHHTLIHDGSFEHRQELERQKSRPSASSIEENQGDHGASGSRGSSSTSSSPSSTKTERIYDSLNSSEISQGSESTSKASGSIESSIGHLQVSATSLAKSETSGSSSDIKVTHQSSSNSASQRVVLLATAKALASTSTGSHHTVRLLIDQGSEVTFITDQMVQLLRLCRSSSHLRVFGIGGLESGLTRGAVKVKLQSRFNDQHQIEITAHILAKLTSTLPSIHCAKEEANHLQHLQLADNNYLKPGPIDIIIGADHYGQIIGHEIIKSPDNQLVAQQTIFGWIVSGTVCCTDCKPKSSLTAVRESPTEQLLDLLKKFWVQEELSSSKEILLNQDDQECELHFRNTHSRDSEGRYVVRLPLKTSLSALGESRRHALQLLNRTAKKLESNQEYGKLYKDFIREYEDLGHMRRVSEESEPSVSYYLPHHGVLKEDSITTKLRVVFNGSSKTTSGVSLNDILHAGGKLQTEGSDVLIWLRTFRLIVGTDIVKMFRQIKVHQEDWDLQRILWKDEEGKIITYQLTTVTYGQTCAPWLALRVLQQLVEDEGHQYPLAAVSLSKGRYVDDIYGGTDSEEQLKELINQLINICMAGGMPLQKWTSNHQGILQDLQLSTKSTSAVEFEDKTVKVLGLCWNPHSDSFIYKSRKPSTEKINKRTILSEIAQIYDPLGLIGPVIIRAKIFIQELWLLKIGWDDPLPLSHIKRWKEFREEFSNLDQISIPRWLQTSSTSRNIQLHGFADASNQAMGAAVYIRVDNHQSEPSVILVSAKTKVAPLKKMTIPRLELTAAVILTNLVIYIRKMLEKENLQLFLWSDSTVALTWINGHPSRWKDFVQNRVIKIQNSLPAAEWKHIRGVENPADCASRGLSPDQLVNHQLWWNGPSWLKSSMENWPSSSSTSIESTAEAALEERPVSAHPVALNLERPQDFLERYSTLDRLLRISARVLRVINNMRGEPVPRELDLLPEELEETRIFWINYTQQESFGQIINRLINGQDIVNNHPMARLIPYLDENQTIRLGGRLKRSNLQPEARNPSILPRQSRLTSLVIEEAHRKTLHGGVQATLAHIRHKYWIIGGRHPVKSHIRKCVICARHRAIRGQQLMGQLPPRRITSARPFNHAGVDYAGPIKISRWRGSGARQYHGYIAVFVCLATSAIHLELLTDLTSQAFIETYKRFTGRRGICATLSSDNAKTFMGANNELGKLLDESRKEIHHIINELASNGTKWIFIPPQSPHMGGKWEAAVKSVKFHLKRLTGNLVLTYEELNTLIIQIEAQHNSRPLCALSDDPDDCRALTPGHFIIGEPIDAVPEPSLINHKMEGLTRWKMIARIAQQFWDRWSRECMHHYQTIYKWKRSTDDIKVGTLVLIIDERYPPTKWPLGRVSRVHPSDDNLTRVVDITTGAGGANTYTRHINKVVPLPISTEEENQQEDHSSSSDDEGGRNV; the protein is encoded by the exons ATGTCTGACGTGGAGCATAGTCAGAGTGAGGATGATCAGGAGAGCAATGGGGGAAAGACGCCAACCCCTTCAGTCCATCAATCAGATCATGGAGCGGATATGGAGCAGACACAATTTGAGCTGCTCTTAACACTACAATTCCAATTAAAGGATCGTCTAAGGGATACTCTCACCACTATCCAAGGGTACACGGTTGATATGGTCACACCGGAACGGCTGAAGGGGAGGGAGAGAATCATCGAGACACACTATGGGGAGTTCCGATCCAACCATGTGAACATTATCAAGGCATACGCATCACACATGGCTAAATCGGATTACCTCACGCTCGACACCTACGGAGAAGTCATGGAGATTTATGAGCTAGCGATAGGGGCAATCGCATCGTTACAAGCTCAGATCAGGAAGGTCAAGGTCGAGCAAGAGGAAAGCGACAAGGATTATCTATCCAAATTGGATATCAAGGTCTTCGATGGGAAGTTTGAGGAGTGGAAGACGTTCGAAGATGTCTTCACTTCCATCGTCAAATCCAGAGCAAAGGTGGGAGCTGTTCAGAAGATGATCAGACTCCAGAACGCACTCAAAGGGGAACCATACAATATGATCTCGAATCTACAGGTCTCAGCAGAGAATTTCGAGATCGCCTGGAAAAAACTCAAGAGTCATTACGACAATCCAAGGTTAATCATCTCGGCTCACATCGATCACATCTTGGATCTCAAGCCAATCAATGAGAAATCAGCGAAAGGCTTATCAAACTTGGTTCATCAGGTTAATCAAGCTCTGGATGCATTGAAAACTCTTGGTGCTCCGGTGGAACACTGGGACATGATTGTATCAAGAATAATCAGAAGGGTCATCGATCTGGACACCAAGAAGGCTTGGGAAGTACATCTGGGATCGGAAAGGAATCCCCGTCCTCTCAAGGATTTCCTCGAGTTTTTGGAGGCCAGAGCTCGAGCCTTGGAGAACGTAGAGAGGGAAGATCCGGTGAGGACATCCAAGGTCAACATCTCGGCTAAGAATTCTATCTCGCAGAAGGCCATGGGGAAATCATCAGTCTACACCTATCAGGCATCAGGGAATTCATCAAACACCGACAAATCATCATCAGGGCCTTCTTGTCGACACTGTGACGGTTCACACTGGCTAGGATTCAAGTGTGACAAGTTCATGGCTAAGACTCCACTGGAACGCAGGGAATTCATCACCAACAGCAAATTGTGTTATAATTGCTTTGGTCCTCATCGGGCGGATCTCTGCAAAGACACACGTCATTGCCAGAAATGCAAGGGCCCACATCACACATTGATTCATGACGGGTCCTTCGAACATCGACAGGAATTGGAAAGACAGAAGAGTCGACCATCAGCTTCATCAATCGAGGAAAACCAGGGAGATCACGGAGCATCCGGATCGAGAG GTtcatcatcaacatcatcatcaCCGAGTTCAACGAAGACAGAGAGAATTTACGACTCTCTCAACTCTTCAGAGATCTCACAGGGGAGTGAATCAACATCAAAGGCATCGGGATCAATTGAGAGCTCAATTGGTCATCTTCAAGTATCAGCAACATCATTGGCGAAATCAGAGACATCGGGGTCGTCCTCTGACATCAAGGTCACACATCAATCATCATCGAATTCAGCGAGTCAACGGGTTGTGCTGTTGGCAACAGCTAAAGCGCTTGCATCAACATCAACAGGTTCTCATCATACGGTCAGGCTTCTGATTGATCAGGGATCAGAGGTCACGTTCATCACTGATCAAATGGTGCAACTTCTTCGTCTTTGTCGATCATCATCACATCTCAGGGTCTTTGGAATAGGAGGCCTGGAGTCAGGGTTGACTCGTGGAGCAGTAAAGGTCAAACTTCAATCTCGGTTCAACGATCAACATCAGATCGAAATCACTGCCCACATCTTGGCCAAGCTCACATCAACATTACCATCAATTCACTGTGCAAAGGAAGAGGCAAATCATCTTCAACATCTTCAATTGGCGGATAACAACTATCTTAAACCTGGTCCTATCGACATTATCATCGGGGCTGATCATTATGGTCAAATCATTGGGCATGAGATTATCAAATCTCCGGATAATCAACTTGTTGCGCAACAAACCATCTTTGGCTGGATAGTTTCTGGGACGGTCTGCTGTACAGACTGCAAGCCGAAGTCTTCTCTAACTGCAGTACGAGAGTCTCCGACTGAGCAGCTGTTGGATCTTCTTAAGAAATTCTGGGTCCAGGAGGAACTTTCATCATCTAAGGAAATTCTTCTCAATCAAGACGATCAGGAGTGTGAATTACACTTCAGGAACACACATTCaagagacagtgagggacggTACGTAGTACGCCTCCCACTCAAAACATCACTATCAGCATTGGGAGAGTCTAGGAGACATGCTCTACAATTGTTAAACCGAACGGCGAAGAAACTGGAATCAAATCAAGAGTATGGGAAACTCTACAAGGACTTCATCAGGGAATATGAGGATCTGGGACACATGAGACGTGTCTCAGAGGAATCAGAACCATCAGTGAGCTACTATCTGCCTCATCACGGTGTCTTAAAGGAAGACAGCATCACCACAAAACTTAGGGTGGTCTTCAACGGTTCCAGCAAGACAACATCAGGAGTGTCACTCAATGACATACTTCATGCAGGAGGAAAACTGCAAACGGAAGGCTCAGACGTTCTCATCTGGTTGAGAACTTTTCGGTTAATCGTCGGAACGGACATAGTGAAGATGTTCCGTCAAATCAAGGTTCATCAAGAAGACTGGGATCTTCAACGAATCCTATGGAAGGATGAGGAGGGGAAAATCATCACATACCAATTGACAACGGTGACGTATGGGCAAACGTGTGCACCATGGTTGGCTCTACGAGTTCTTCAACAACTCGTGGAGGACGAGGGACATCAATATCCACTGGCGGCTGTCTCTCTATCCAAAGGGAGATATGTCGATGACATCTATGGGGGAACTGATTCTGAGGAACAACTCAAGGAACTCATCAATCAGCTCATCAATATTTGCATGGCGGGCGGCATGCCACTGCAAAAATGGACCTCGAATCATCAAGGCATCCTACAGGATcttcaattatcaacaaaatcaACATCGGCGGTAGAATTCGAGGACAAAACGGTCAAAGTATTGGGACTGTGCTGGAACCCTCATTCAGACAGCTTCATCTATAAATCAAGGAAGCCATCAacggaaaaaatcaacaaaaggaCAATCCTCTCAGAGATCGCCCAGATTTACGATCCTCTGGGACTCATCGGACCGGTCATCATCAGGGCTAAAATCTTCATCCAAGAGCTGTGGCTTCTCAAAATTGGTTGGGATGATCCACTGCCCTTGAGTCACATCAAACGTTGGAAAGAATTCAGGGAAGAATTCTCAAATCTGGATCAAATATCAATCCCACGGTGGCTTCAAACATCATCGACTTCAAGGAACATCCAACTTCATGGGTTTGCTGACGCATCGAATCAGGCAATGGGTGCCGCAGTATACATCAGAGTGGACAATCATCAATCTGAGCCATCAGTCATCTTGGTGAGTGCAAAAACCAAGGTCGCACCACTTAAGAAAATGACAATTCCTCGCTTGGAATTGACAGCTGCTGTCATCTTAACCAATCTGGTAATCTACATCAGGAAGATGCTGGAGAAAGAGAATCTACAACTCTTTCTTTGGTCTGACTCCACGGTGGCGCTCACATGGATCAATGGACACCCATCAAGGTGGAAGGATTTTGTTCAGAATCGAGTGATCAAAATCCAGAACTCATTACCAGCAGCTGAATGGAAACATATCAGGGGAGTCGAGAACCCAGCAGACTGTGCATCACGGGGATTATCACCAGATCAACTTGTAAATCATCAGCTGTGGTGGAATGGTCCATCATGGCTGAAATCATCAATGGAAAACtggccatcatcatcatcaacatcaaTCGAATCTACGGCAGAAGCAGCACTGGAGGAAAGGCCAGTGTCTGCACATCCGGTGGCACTGAATCTGGAGAGACCTCAAGATTTCTTGGAGAGGTACTCTACACTCGACAGGTTGCTCAGGATCTCGGCGAGAGTCCTGAGAGTCATCAACAACATGAGAGGGGAGCCAGTCCCAAGAGAATTAGATCTCTTGCCAGAAGAACTGGAGGAGACCAGAATCTTTTGGATCAACTATACACAACAGGAGAGTTTTGGACAAATCATCAATCGCCTCATCAATGGACAAGACATCGTAAATAATCATCCAATGGCACGGTTGATTCCTTATCTGGATGAGAATCAGACCATTCGCCTAGGCGGGCGGCTGAAACGATCAAATCTTCAGCCAGAAGCCAGGAACCCATCAATTCTACCAAGACAATCAAGGCTTACATCACTGGTCATCGAGGAGGCTCATCGGAAAACTCTTCATGGAGGAGTACAGGCGACGTTGGCACACATCAGACACAAATATTGGATCATCGGGGGTCGTCATcctgtaaaatcgcatattcgCAAGTGCGTCATCTGCGCACGACATCGAGCCATCAGGGGACAGCAGCTTATGGGACAGCTGCCTCCAAGAAGAATCACATCAGCACGGCCATTCAATCACGCAGGGGTGGACTACGCAGGTCCTATCAAAATCAGCAGATGGAGAGGATCAGGAGCTCGACAATATCATGGGTACATTGCAGTTTTTGTGTGTCTTGCCACATCAGCAATTCACCTTGAACTACTCACAGATTTAACATCACAGGCATTCATCGAGACCTACAAACGATTTACTGGAAGGAGAGGTATCTGTGCTACACTTAGCAGTGATAATGCTAAGACATTTATGGGAGCAAACAATGAGCTGGGCAAGCTTTTAGACGAATCAAGGAAGGAAATTCATCACATCATCAACGAACTGGCATCAAATGGCACAAAATGGATCTTCATCCCACCGCAATCACCCCACATGGGTGGGAAATGGGAAGCTGCGGTGAAATCTGTGAAATTTCATCTAAAACGGCTCACAGGGAATTTGGTACTCACGTACGAGGAACTCAATACACTCATCATCCAAATCGAGGCACAACATAACTCGAGGCCTCTCTGCGCTCTATCAGACGATCCTGATGACTGCAGAGCCCTCACACCTGGACACTTCATCATTGGGGAACCCATCGACGCAGTTCCAGAGCCATCACTCATCAATCACAAAATGGAAGGTCTCACAAGGTGGAAAATGATCGCAAGGATCGCTCAACAATTCTGGGACAGGTGGTCAAGGGAGTGTATGCATCATTATCAAACCATCTACAAATGGAAAAGATCAACGGATGATATCAAGGTCGGAACACTAGTCCTCATCATTGACGAGAGGTATCCACCAACAAAGTGGCCTCTAGGACGAGTATCAAGGGTTCATCCAAGTGATGACAATCTCACAAGGGTGGTAGACATCACCACTGGGGCAGGAGGTGCAAATACCTACACCAGACACATCAACAAGGTGGTTCCGTTACCAATCAGCACCGAGGAGGAAAACCAACAAGAGGATCATTCATCATCATCCGACGATGAAGGCGGGCGGAATGTATAA